The window TTGTAAACCGATTCTTACTTTAAATTAGTATAAACTCTTTTGATTCTATCATTTGCCTCCATATCTCTAGCTTAACATTGCCTTTATTTCTAATGTTATCCCAACATAATGTCATTAGTGAACAACAAGCACCATAAAACcatgaaacttttcttttttaaGTCTAGTTATTTCATCCGTGACCTCTACAAACAAAAAAGGTTAAATCTTAACCTTCAATAGATGACATCTTGTAAGTATATCGTTGTTTTAATATGGTAACAATTTTGTGGTCTTAGTGGTGATCAACAACCTTGTCTAAACTCTTTGGGACCAGGCAATATAATAATGGATGccccttaaaaaaaatattacaacatactaaaataaaaaatgaaaggaaaaattaacattaacaaTCTAACCTAATGTTCACGCACTGAAAATAAACTTACATTTTGATTATTCTCTCATAATCCCACCTTTAGCTCGTGTCCGCTCAAAATATACTATACTAAAAGACCTACAAAATTTGACTCCGTTCTTTAACAATCTAACCTAATGTTCACGCAGCTCGTGTCCGCTCAAAATATACTATACTAAAAGACCTACAAAATTTGGCTCCATTCTTTACACTTAATTGCAGAACGGCCTTAGAGCCTCAAGTCCCTAGAGCACTTAACTTCCCCTTTTGCTAAAAGACCTCACCTTGAGCCACATAGTGGTGTATAGGTGATTACCTATTTTTGCTTCGCCTCACCAAGCCTTATGTTAAGTCCTTCATACCTTTATGCATTAGGGAGGATGACAATGCCTTCTACACTATCACTTGTCGAAGGGGTTTTTTTTATGACTAAGCATATTCAGACAAATGAGAAATTTGGCTTCTATGTCAACAGTAATCAAAATGTTCTTTTTGAGCTGATAATTGTCTGTTCAAAGCATATTTCATCTCCACGTAGATAAGTGGATTTGGAATGCATTGTCCACCTgaagtttggtcaatattttgACTCTTGATACTTGATACTGATTTAACATGATGCCTTGTCTGGAAGTTTGGTTCGTGGTTATGTAACTCAATTAGCTTAAGAGATCATCTGCATTTTAAGAGAGAATATGACTGATCTTGAGTTGGCATGCATTAAATAGATTGATATGATTGAAGGAATGAGTATAGCATGAAGCCTTGAAGTGACTGGATAGAGTTGGTGTGCCTCTTGGCTATTTATAGGCTTATTAGCTTTGCATTGGATGGATGGGGATGTTTTAGTATGCATGTTGGAGTCTGTATGAATTGGATTTAATAGCCATGTCCGGTGTTTGTGTGTTTGAATGAATCAGGATCAGACAAGAAACTGAGAAAAACTTGTTTGCAGTTTGGACAAATTCGTTCTGTTCAATTTTGCTCTTTTGGCCTTCACTGTTGCAAGGTTGTGGTAGGTGAAGTTTGCATGCGCTAGTTTCTCCATGCATATTGGCCATATTTTATGAATTAGCTACATAAGCTAGGAATGTGAGTGTGACATCATCATATTTTTTTCGCATTTAGGCATTTAGCTTTTTCTTGATTCTTGATTCATAAATTGCTGATTAATAGTAGCAACTTGACATGAGCTGTATGTGTTTTACCACAGAAGATGTTTGTACATCTAGATGATTTTTATCTCACAGTATTCTGTAAGCCACATGTGAATTTGGATCTGTATGGTGAAGGGAGACCTTAGTGCTTCATTAGCCATTGAACAATGCTCTCCCTATGAACGTCTAGCACATTTCACTATTTGGATAATTActtagaaaggaaaggaaaaaggAGAAAACATATGTGAAGTTATGGAGGAGTAGAAGTATGAATGGGTTTAGAAAGGGAGCAAAAGGACTTGAAAGCATGTGCTTTCATTTCATAAACaaaacttttaattattatgaagACTAGGAAGGAAGTAATTGGTTTTTCATGGAGAGTTTCCCCTGATGATAGAATTATTTTTACTAACTCTAGTTTTAGAAAGGGCCTTTTAGATTGCTCAGCTATAGCCAATTTGCTAGTTTGCTCAAGGAAAACACAATGAGGTTCTTTTTTGAGTCTTCTTTGAAACATCTCTGTTTTTTAGAAAGAAAAACATGAATATTAGTGGTGTTCAAAAATCAGTCCTGTCGATTTGCATACTTAGTGGCGggttatttttagaaaattattaACTAGGTTCCCCCATTTACGTGGTTAGTCATGGGCCGAATATTGCTAACTCATGGGTACCCGTTGACGGTAAGATATTAGAAAACTgaacttttaacctttttttaaaGGCAGAACCCTTTAAACAGACTAGGCACTTGGTAGTCGCTAGGCagcacattttatttttattaaactaatctaaCTCCATGCATCGTCTCCCATTTTATCTTTACCATTTCAAGACTCGCAATCCTCAATTTTAGTTACTAACGACAACATTTGTGATTTGAAAGCACTGTGTTAATTGAAACCTATCccttaaaaaaatgttaattgaCACCTATAAATACTTATTACCAACAAGttacaaattaattttacatCAATGATCAGTTTCAACTAAATATTACTACTATAAATCAATTCGGGTTAATTGGGGTATCCATTGTCCCAACCCGAATTATTCAGGTACTGGGTACTTGTCTAATCGGATTGAAAAATTGGCTGCAAAATTGATTACTTGCATATCCGGGTACCTGGGTTATTGGGTATCTGTAACACCAAGAACCCATTTATGATCACTCCCTAGTCGATACGAGTATGAAAAGTTTACCCACCATGGGTAATGGGTAGGTGGTGGGTATAAGGTCTTTCCAACTCTATATCCACCTGCCTCGCCCAATACCCATACCCACTTAACTTGTCCCATACTTGTCCGCTCTATGTGGACAATATACTACTTTATTTCAATTTTGTACacttttattaaaactactgataaaaattaagaatattaatatatCTTATTACATGTACTCCCTTCGTTCAATAAAGTTCACATTTGCCATTTTGAGTCGTTCTATTTGTTTCTATAAAGAATCTTTATAataatatcacaaatttttgacATAACTAACTTGttaattctcattttaatattttattaatgcttATGAGTTATgataacttcattttaacattttatattgCTTATAGTTCCCGCATGCTTCCCACTaacattattttaacatttttttcaatAGTTGTAgtccctatattttttttccactaactttattttaatatttttaaaatttttgtggtcttcaattttccttcattaaattattattcaataaaataatatatcttccatctaaaaaattctatttttttaattctcataaACATTCCTTGTGGGAACAAATTTAAGGAACGGATGATAtatgttttaaataaaattagatatataattaaatttgtaagGAATTGCTTGTATGAAATGCATATAATGCGTATATGGAGTGAATGTGAGACGATTATAAGGTGAGTATACCCGTGATGGGTATACTTAGTTGGTCATAGTGGATGAGAATGATTTTGAATGCATATTTAGGTTTGCAAACGTGGATATGAAAATTCACGTCATTGGTGGTGGGTATATAATTTAATAGGTGACTATGGGTATGAGGAAGGGCATATTGCATCCGGCTGCCCATTTTGCCCTCCCtaattgtgatttatttttttaatagattTTGTTTTGCTTAGTTATGCTGAATTTGAATGCTGAGCTTTTGGTTTAAAGAATTGTAAGGGCATATAACAACATATGGATAAATGGAGGAGAATCTATGCGCATGATAATTGTAATTGTTTTTCTTAGTTGTAGATTATTAGATCTCTCCTATTGATCTGTTTTTGTTCATGTAGTTGACCCCATGTTAGGGCTAAGGCTTTTGCAGTATCAGTTGATGGCTGGATGCTCTAGGTGGCAAGTTTATAAAGTTGTAATGATGTGTTCAGTTGCTACTTGCTGATATTTACTAGATCTCCTATGATAATTGAATTTTCTAGTTACAGCTTTGTCAGATATGTCTCAAAATTTTGTAGGGtgaagttttagctatttttggACCCAGAATTATCTCTTTTATCGCCTTCTCTATTCTTCTATTTACTTCGAACCAAAAGAAATTGGCTAAAACATTTAGGACaaagtgattatttatcatCACTTCTCACTTTGTTGAAACATTTTTGCAGGAGTCTGCAATCATGCATTTCATTTTCACTGCATCAGCCGATGGCTTAAAACCCGTCAAGTTTGTCCTTTAGGTATGTTTGCATATCTCTTGCTAAATTAACCCGTTTCTTATTGCATAAATATCACTGAGTTGCTTCTGATTGCTTCATCAGACAACAGTGAATGGGAGTTCCAGAAGTATGGCCATTAGCAGTATGAAAGGAATCCGGAATGGAATTTTGTCTGAACGATGAGTGTAGTGACTAATTCATTCCGTTGCTGCCATGTTATCAACTATGTACACGATAAAACCTTGAATAGTTGTCggatatcatcaataaaatatcaaatgatCAGGTTTAGGTCGTGAATTGTTTACACATTGACACCAGTGCTTGAACCGCTGTATTGTGTTCGATATTGCACCATGCTTATTCAACTATTTGAACCTTTTTGGGGCAATATTCagtgcaaaagtaccaaaaaggtTGCAGTTTTACCGGAGACTTTATTTTGCCTATGATGGAAATCTGTTTATAGGGTTTATTGAAGTTCGTGAACAATACTCTAGTCTTGGTCACATCTCTATTTTAGAGCATCTCAAATCAATGGATTAGTTTGTTACTTTCTAAATTTAGTAATCTGAAGTGCAATACAGTAGTATATGGTTATTCTGCTTGATTTCTAAATACTCTTTTgtccctttgaatttgctataGTTAAACTTATAGCTCAAACTATAAAACTATAAGGATGAAAATGGGAACAAGAGTATCTGGGTAGTTGGCCAAAtggttattttgttgaagggGTGTTTGACAACTAAACTCTTGTATGAGCTTACTTACAATCCCATTAAATTAtagaattaagtgatttatGTATAAGTGTATTATTTGTGTGGAGTAAGTTTCTACAAGATTTTACTTATTTGTCAAATGATTGTTTGCTAGTTTAATGCTTAATGAGCTGGTAGCATTgacttttttattaaatattaactcaaattgttaaaattttttGGTAAAACTAGTCATTGTGTATATTAGAGGAAAAGTCAATCAACAATTAATGAAAATgctattcaaaattaattcatagTTTGTTTAGAAGATGGCTTAAAAgttattaatcaaataaatttttgaatatttgatttGATGAACTAACAAGCTCTAGAAAAAATCAATTAGAAAGCTAtctaaaaatcatttttaaacacGCATGGACAATTTTGCATCAATTATTTTTAAGCCAtcttctattatttttaaatgactCCATAAGACTATCTTTTTCAGTATTAGTTATTATATAAGCGTCCCTCTAACTAATTAAACCATCTCCTTAACTTTGCCATGTTCTTAAGTTTATCTCGTTGGATTTTAAAGTGAATCTTAAgcaactaaaaaatatttttcacttTTAAAGAGACTTTTTAAACGGcttaaatgagtattttattttaatttttttattttattttcttttaatttcatgatCCTCCACAAGTTTATGGTattcatttaattatttctatcttaTGTAGTTTCTTCTACTTATCattctatttaaatttttatttgtgtaCTCTGTTCCTCAAGAGTAATTTAGAGAGTAATTTACTCTTTTAAcataaaagtatattttattcttattattaaggATCCTGAAAGCATTTTTCGCTAATGAAGACTTGTATGAAATCGTTTCACTATGACACAAATTTAAATAATCAGCTTATTTCTTCGATTGATTAGTTTAAGATTGTAATTAAGGCATGATCATCGATTAGCATGTGTAAAGCAGTATACAGAGATCATCGATCATCAATGGGACTCCAAAAATCCatttttatactttttctattaatgtTTCAATTACCGACTTACCACAAACACATGTATATAATTTACACGAGGGTAATTAGCTGTTTCAAAGTTTGTGAACTAATAAGAAAAAAACTaatgaattttaatttctgtTATGCTATCTCTTTCGAAAATCTCACTTTCGTTTGAAAACATATAAGCATGTTAGATAGTAAGTTTAATCAATAGAGagattttatcatatatttttttttattttttccttaaatTGTAAGGATTTGAAGTATATGATAAATTTGGCACAGGGCTCCAATATTTATGAGATgacttttaagattataagtaatcattttaagactgcactttaaaattataattggtcattttaagtgatcattttaaggttataaataattactttgaGATAGTAAATATACATTGGGCCAATTTAATAGAGATGATCTCACTGTAAGGCcgtttcatttgaaaatttatcaaataaatatGAAGCTCTtacttgcaatttactaattTAATAAGGCCCGTAATGCTCAAAAATACATCTAAATGTTATTAAGAATACCCTCGTCAGTAGGTGTGAAGGTGAGGCCTTCAACACTTGTTTTTCGGAGCAATGGCAAGGAGAAaagtgttggaaatacttcacatgtgagacaagatcccacatcgataaaatagtgggttgttgacttgcatatatagtaggtgagctaatcttcctactaccatatggttttgggaaataatgaacctcaccaagtgtatgtgcaagtcaacgctcttgactcgTGGTTTTGTAGGCACAAGCCCACGGGTCTCCCGTGTCCACAAGAGTGGGCCACGGTGAAAATTATGTgatgaattgtcacggcctaatatggtatcagagccgatggttcgatcaacaatttaaaaatggtaggttcgaaaagaatggcttTCCTACCCTAATTAATTACTCctacatgcgaacttgacgggggttcgcatgtgaggagAGGTGTTGGGAcaagttatcccacatcgataaattagaaatggtgtgcacgctttataagctattagagaccttcttcccatagccatatggttttgggatggtatatatctccttagcttatgaagtgtgtgcatttgtgtccccccgttaatatgctggcatttacaataagtccagcctaatttaacatggcatttttaaattgttgatcgaaccatcggctctgataccatattaggcCGTGaaaattcgtcacataattttcaccatggcccactcgtgtggacacgggagacccgtgggcttgagcctacaaatccacgagtcaagagcgttgacttgcacatacacttggtgaagttcattatttcccaaaaccatatggtagtaggaagattagctcacccaGGGGCGGACCCAATTGATTGACAAGGAGGTACGGTTGTACCCCcagtttgaaaaattaaaaagaggaaaaaaaaattaaaacaaaaaacacgGGAAACGGGGAAAGAGAACaaaaaagaaagagagaaaaTCATCAACCCTAATTTTCAAATCCCCTTTCTCTCAGACTCTCAATCTCGATCTCCTTCGACTCCTTGGAAGTTTGGACCCGTCGGCGACCACCggtgtaacagactcaaaatttttaatattaatcttccgattaattattctgaattttcaaatcaaatctctaatcctttgattatccatttcaaaccatctttaattcctaaatcttttccgattttgtaatttctttcaaatattaaactttaaaatagtattttgtttaaaatctttttataagcactaaaatattattttattattttatagtacgaaaagtaagtttttattattatattcacgattttgtaaaacgttactttataactttcttccttaaattaacattactacttattatttaaccttataattttgatataattgttttatacataaaaatgagtcgtatttttattattaacattaagtatagtttaagcaaaattttaaataaactacatattttcatgatcaaatttaccaattattttaaagtatattcacttgtacatattagaacaaaattttgatgaaccaaaatcctttctatggtaacccatgatgatgttcatcacttacacaagctatcaccatttccttacacaagctaaccttcttctacactccaaactattacacattcacttacacactctaaatcacttacacactctaaatcacttacacaagttaatcttcttctatactcctaacactctttttcatacaatctaatgaactacaaagttgcccaaacccattataaatacccccgttagccatgagatcacttacaccaccatcatcaaatctttctaacattctttcttatattttcacttcattaaaatcttactacattaatacctttattaattgaagaaattaaagaacatggagcttagaacactctttacttagcttaaatcatcatcattattttgggagttgggattaattatctttggagcattattatctatcttggaggatcttatttcttattatttttctaattagtacttagtactaatccttggtgttagtatggtataacttcttaccctactctttttgtggaattttacattatatttactttataatatgtaaagtatgaaatatgatgatatattttagtggaagttagtttaatgaaattatgatcaagattatattaagtatgtgtatgctaaaagtatatttagtatgttaatctaatagtctttgaacaagtttaagaagttgagtgcaaaattatattctagtgatattaagcatgattcatgttataaactagtactagtatatttatgagttatgtgttacattagaaatgttattatatttaagaatatattttatgttagaattttgtattaatatgtttatgttagccttcaaactagtttataaggtagtaagttattttatgaacgtattttactaagtatgattatattaagaatattgttattatactttattatgagatttaagtttatccttaaagttatagtaaatttctaagttattgtgtaaagtttttatttttttatttgttttttttagtggttatgttaattatttaaatcttgaatttactataataaattaaatgaagttgttttattagtgaaaaaaaaagGCCCCGAAatactcataggccattcgaccattatcatattaaaagaaaaagagtttgatttattctttttatattattataagctatttcgtgataatattaaaataaaatcttaaaagttatttttgagaaagctttataagttattaaatattgaagtgattttcttgaatatatgagatttcataattaaaaaaaataataataacttttgtgacatttaattatttagtacaaaataatattttatctactaactatttgaccaaaatttatataaaaagatgtaaaagtattttttgtaAACATGttcttaaactatgtgtgaaatattgattttttgtgaaattataagttttatttgttttataactagaatgttgatttttgcgaatctaataagtttacttgtttttccaaacttgaaataattatttttttggtaaacttgttgaattttgaaaacttatccaaaggttgcagtttaacttgaattttaattagaatgtttgattttgtgaggagaataaagttttatttattttaaagttggaaattttgattttgggaacttatttcaagagaaatagattttagtagctacttgtggaaaatactaatttggagactattaataaaatattaagttattagtgtgaatttagtgaactattaaaataaagttataaataaaatttaatgtgtaaaaattaagtaatgaacatataaagacgtaaaggtgaattaaacgttatgattaagaattatattaaataaatgaagttaccacttaggttggtcaaattcaaattcaaagtcaacttggagtaataaaaatgtgatgtacttgtgtgaaatgtattgattgaatgaccctgatagtaaggtaatgtcgaaccatggaccggcatgtaaaatcccggcgtccgtgttggccagcacgtaaaatgcggtgtaagacagggggttcgctacctatcctgtagagctcgagcataaatattgtattggaggggtggcgactcccaccacagttagggtttaggactatggttctcacctaaccagacccttacatatatcaggtgtcatattgatgtgcttgttgatcactgataaacttgattagtgttgatgctatgatgcatggtacggttatgagtattaaccaaatgaacttactcaagtgttaagattaccgaattgtataagtggcagtaacgtacttctgtcaagatcgagaatggtatcttaatgacttaaaagtatgtaacagaaaaagaacatggtaaaaatatacggtggtgtcaattaagtataagttcgtacttaaattattattttgtaaatgtagcgtataatttccgtattttgagctggataggaagttatgctcggcgttaagtgctgaccgattcaatcggctgtcatccgtatcatggatggcagcattttgcaggatttagttcaggttccgatccaggccgcagcaattactatttatcgagaacttagctgctttttgtatctttattgatcacttgatgatgatgtattttttttttcttttctttttgagcaaacaatatttcttatcagaggtaatattttacttctgttttaaacagttttagttttatgatttaaagtttttaaaaattcggcattttgagacttccgcaatattttttttgtattaaacattattattaaaagttaattatgtatcgagattgcctcTCTTGTTACAACCGGACCACGCCTCGAGGCTTGAGCAGTAACTCAGAAGCTCTTCGAAATCATCAACCCTAATTTTTCAGGTGTGTTTTCTCTCTTTACACCTCTAATTGTtatgttaatctttttattgTAGATTATATTTTAGCCGAACTAATCCGCGGAATGGATTGTTGTGCCGAATAACATAGTAGATTGAAGATTATTTTCTTCTTGAGATAATAGTGAAGAAACTCTTCATCTGTTCAAAATCAtcaaacctaaaccctaaaatacgatttgtttaaaagaatgaaatcccAAGGATCATTTAACGAAACCATTGACTCTCCTCCTTctcctttaagttcccctccAACTCAAGATGTTAATATGGAAGTAGGTGGTTCAAGTGCTTGTGATGAACCATTGGATGATGATTGTGATGAACCATTGGATGATGATTGTGATGAACCTTTGGATGATGATTGGGTGTATGATGTTGAACTTCTTCCTCATGACCCGAGATTGAGAAAAAACATAATGGATTATCCCCCAATTGAAAGAAATCCGGTTAGGAGagcttatattcttaaaaaacctTGCCAACCAAAAACACATGTTTTCCCTCAAAAACAAGTAGGTGGTTTATGCCGTTTTAGTGTCAATTGGTTCAAAAAATGGGATTGGCTTGAATATAGTGTTAAAAAAGATGCCGCATTTTGCTTTGCTTGTTATTTGTTCAAGAGGGATGTTGAAATTTACAATGGGGGTGATGCATTTGTTAATGGAGGGTTTAAATGGTGGAATAAACCGGATAGGTTTCAAAAGCATGTTGGTGGAGTTAAAAGTGCTCATAATGTTGCTTATGAGAAATATGTGAATCTAAGAGATGCAAAAAAGACATCAATTGAAGTTGTGTTTGATAATGCGAGTCAAGCTCAAATGGATTCATATCATATTCGTTTGAATGCATCCTTAACTTGTTTGAGATTTCTTTTGGGCCAAGGTTTGGCATTCCGGGGACATGATGAAAGTGAGGAATCAAATAGTAGGGGTAACTTTCTTgagcttttgaagtggttaggggAGAAGGTTGACGAAGTCAAACAACATACTTTCCAAAATGGACCCAAAAATTGTCAATTGACATCtcccaaaattcaaaaagacattATCAATTGTTGTGCAAAGGAGATTACCAAGCGCATAATAGAAGAGATTGGAGATGGTTAGTTTTCTATTTTGGCCGATGAATCAAGTGATGTGTCTCAAAAAGAACAACTAGCTCTTGTTTTGCGGTTTGTTAAAAGAGAAAGTGGATCGGTAGTGGAACGCTTTTTAGGCATTGTACATGTGGGTGACACTACCGCTTTATCTCTTAAAGATGCA of the Amaranthus tricolor cultivar Red isolate AtriRed21 chromosome 6, ASM2621246v1, whole genome shotgun sequence genome contains:
- the LOC130815676 gene encoding uncharacterized protein LOC130815676, yielding MEVGGSSACDEPLDDDCDEPLDDDCDEPLDDDWVYDVELLPHDPRLRKNIMDYPPIERNPVRRAYILKKPCQPKTHVFPQKQVGGLCRFSVNWFKKWDWLEYSVKKDAAFCFACYLFKRDVEIYNGGDAFVNGGFKWWNKPDRFQKHVGGVKSAHNVAYEKYVNLRDAKKTSIEVVFDNASQAQMDSYHIRLNASLTCLRFLLGQGLAFRGHDESEESNSRGNFLELLKWLGEKVDEVKQHTFQNGPKNCQLTSPKIQKDIINCCAKEITKRIIEEIGDEQLALVLRFVKRESGSVVERFLGIVHVGDTTALSLKDAIRLVSTTKNVLQKMRDEGWDNLLKKVITFCTKHEIDVPSMDAHYVPQGRGRRFVQQATNLHHFRVEIFLEVIDLHLQELDNRFNEINMELLTCMVSLSPQGNFSSFDKEKILKLASLYPEEFSCNDLTALDLQLDVFLDAMLNDERFHDLKDINSLSMMLVETKRHETFPLIHLLIKLMLILPITTASVERVFSAMTYVKSKLRNSIGDQIMNDCLVTFIEKEVFLQFYGAVKRTNLEAQFLLHGLEHCKSCHSFSAALRHLKMLASRCKCSLEREPYDVRESPNWAGLASKSCALIWWLEQNVQKGMYLS